CTGGGTTCTTTACCTTCTTTGAGAATCTTAAGGTCAATGTTGTCACCAGGTAGATAGGTAGGACGCACTGCGTTCACCAAATCGTTAACATTCAACACAGGTACTTTTTGGACGCTAGCAACTTTGGATAAGTTGTAGTCATTGGTTAGCAGTGTAGCGTTGATTTCTTGAGCAAAACGCACTAGTTTAGCATCAACTGTGGTAATATCCTCATAATCAATTGAGTTGATCAGGATACGTTCAGGATATGCTGCCCGAACTCTGTTGAGAATTTCTAGTCCTCGTCTTCCGCGTACTCGCTTTAGATCTTTGTTTGCATCTGCTACTTGTTGCAATTCTTGCAAGACAAACTGCGGCACGATAATTTGTCCTTCTAAAAATCCAGTTTCTAGCAGTGTTTCAATGCGACCATCAATAATACAACTGGTATCTACAACTTTAGTGTTGGCAGGTTTGAGAGTTCCCTCCACAACCATTGTTTCCACAGTACTGGGATTAATCAACCTTAATAATCCACGTCCGTGGCTATCTGCTAAATTCATACCAGTGTAGGACAGTATGATACTACCAACAACAGCAACCAGCGGTTTTATAAAACTAAAATCTGCTGGAATTGGTAGCAAAAACAGAGGCGCAAGCATTAAGTTTGCTATCAACAGTCCAATGACTAATCCAATGGCACGAGTTAAAATAACTTCAAGTGGTAGTTCTCGGACTTTAGCCTCCAAGCGACGATATGCTGTTTGGAAACTTAATCCAAATGCACCCCCAAATATGGCGGCAAAAATAGCGACAACCAGGCGTAAAGCTTCCATGTTAGAAACTTTGGAGAGTGCCGCAGCAGGTAACAGATCCGTGCTGTAGTAACCTACGCCCGCCGCTGCTAGGATGAATGAGAAAATAATGATGGCATCAAACATTGTTGTATGGCTTTCCTGCAACTGTAGTTAATTGAAAAACTCAAGTATTTTTTGTTTCCTCGGTTGTGGAAATTTCTAAGCATTTACAGTCATACTAAGCGCTTAGTATGACAACATCTGCAATCATTATAACCAAAGACTTTTATGCTTTATCTTTTTAATCTTTTTGTTGTAAAACGATAAAAAAATATAAATGACATAATTTGGGTAAATTCGTCATTGTGTCAAACACAATTTAAATCTTTATTAAGATGATTCAAAAAGTTTCCACTTCTAGCATTCCCAGTTCTGCTTACATTCATATTCCCTTTTGTAGAAGGCGATGTTTTTACTGTGATTTCCCTGTATCCGTTGTGGGGGAGCGTTTGCGAGGTGAAACATCTGGCACTATCTCCCAATATGTTAATGTGCTATGTCAAGAAATTGCCATCACGCCTGCCCTAGCTCAACCATTGATAACAATTTTCTTTGGTGGCGGTACTCCTTCTCTTTTGTCTACAGAACAGTTACAACGGATATTGGAAGCGCTTGACAATCGGTTTGGTGTATCTGCTGGGGCAGAGATTTCGATGGAAATAGACCCAGGTACCTTTGATTTGGTACACTTACAAGGCTACCGCAGTGCAGGCGTAAATCGGATAAGTTTAGGTGTACAAGCGTTTCAAGAAGACTTATTGCAAGCTTGTGGGCGATCGCACTCCGTCTCTGATATATTCGCAGCTGTAGACTTAATTCGGCAGGTGAGGATTCCCGAATTCAGTATAGACTTAATTTCGGGTTTACCGCATCAGACTTTAGATAGGTGGCAGGAGTCTTTAGAAAAAGCGGTTGCGAGCGCACCCACGCATATATCAATATACGACCTTACGATTGAGCCTGGAACTGCTTTTGGTCGTTACTACAAAGCCGGGGATCAACCTTTACCGACTGATGAAACTACAGTCAAAATGTACCGCATGGCACAGAAAATTTTGACTGGTGCAGGTTACAACCATTATGAAATTTCCAATTATGCACAGCCGGGACATCAATGTCGCCATAATCGAGTTTATTGGGAAAATCGCCCGTATTATGGCTTTGGTATGGGTGCTGCAAGTTATGTAGAAGGGAAACGGTTCACCCGTCCGCGTAAAACGAAGGAGTATTATCAGTGGGTGCAAGATGGCGGTGTGATTGATTGTGAAGTCACATCACCAGATGAAGTTTTATTAGAAACTTTAATGTTGGGGTTGCGTTTGGCAGAAGGTGTGAGTTTGGCAGTTTTAGCAGAACAGTTTGGGGAAGAGAAGGTAGAGAAGATTCACGAGTGTTTGCAACCATACTTTGATAAAGGTTGGGTGGAAGTTGTGCAACAAAGGTTGCGGTTGACTGATCCCGAGGGATTTTTATTCTCTAATGTGGTGTTGGCGAAGTTGTTTAAGGAGTTGGGCGAATAAAGTGAAATTGCTAGAATACAAGATAAATGCGATACACAAGTGCGGCAGATGCTCAGGCGACTTTGGCAGTGGCTCAAAAGGTTTTTTCAGCGGTTATTTGGCAGTAAGCAATCTCCTCAGACGGGGGAACAGAGGAAGGTAGAATCACGGAGACAGCCGACAGATGCTGAGTATGAAGCGTTGTTCCTTCAACTGTTGGCAGGTGTAAATGAGGGCTGGAGTCGCGGACGGGTAAAGGGTTTTTTGGATGCAAAGAATATCACTCAGGCTGCTTTGGTGGAGTGGTTGCGGCGCTTTGGGGAAAGATTGTTGGTATCAAGTGCTGAGAATACAGAGTTAGCTGAGCGTATGGTGCGGTTGAGAGAGTTGAGTGTTGGGGAAGTGGGTGAGGTGGCGGGTGAGATTGGGAGGCGGTTGTTGGGGAGGGGAGGAGAAACGAACCGCCAAGACGCCAAGAGCGCAGAGGCAAGAGAGGAGGGAGAAGCAGAAGCTTGGTTTGACAGAGGTAATGAGCAATTTGATGCTGGGGATTTTGAAGGTGCGATCGCATCCTACGACAAAGCCGTTGAATTCAAACTCGACTACCATGAAGCTTGGAACAACCGGGGCGGGGCGCTTTTTAACTTAGGGCGATTTGAAGAAGCGATCGCATCCTTTGACAAAGCCGTTGAATTCAAACCTGACAAACATGAAGCTTGGGACAACCGGGGGTTGGCGCTTCGTAACTTATGGCGAATGGAAGAGGCGATCACATCCTACAACAAAGCAATTGAATTCAAACCCGACGACAATGCAGCTTGGAACAACCGGGGCGTGGCGCTGTTTAACTTAGGGCACTTTGAAGATGCGATCGCATCCTACGACAAAGCCGTTGAATTCAAACCCGATTATCATGAAGCTTGGAACAACCGGGGCAATGCGCTTTCTGAGTTAGGGCGATTTTCTGATGCAATCGCATCCTACGACAAAGCTATTGAATTCAAACCCGACAAACATGAAGCTTGGTACAACCGGGGCAATGCGCTGGTTAACTTAGGACGATTTGAAGATGCGATCGGATCCTACGACAAAGCTATTGAATTCAAACCCGACGATGATGCACCTTGGTACAGCCGGGGCGTGGCGCTGGGTAACTTAGGGCGAATTGAAGAAGCGATCGCATCCTACGACAAAGCTATTGAATTCAAACCCGACAAACATGAAGCTTGGATTAACCGAGGTTTTGCTGCGGGAAGTTCAGTGAGTTGTGATCCCCTGCTGGCTTTTATGAGTGCAATTGCTAGAAACAATCCCCATCTTAACCAGCGCGGCTATGAAGGTAAATTGGCAAGCTATGAGGAAGGTTTGAAGTATTGTCAC
This portion of the Brasilonema sennae CENA114 genome encodes:
- a CDS encoding PIN/TRAM domain-containing protein, which produces MFDAIIIFSFILAAAGVGYYSTDLLPAAALSKVSNMEALRLVVAIFAAIFGGAFGLSFQTAYRRLEAKVRELPLEVILTRAIGLVIGLLIANLMLAPLFLLPIPADFSFIKPLVAVVGSIILSYTGMNLADSHGRGLLRLINPSTVETMVVEGTLKPANTKVVDTSCIIDGRIETLLETGFLEGQIIVPQFVLQELQQVADANKDLKRVRGRRGLEILNRVRAAYPERILINSIDYEDITTVDAKLVRFAQEINATLLTNDYNLSKVASVQKVPVLNVNDLVNAVRPTYLPGDNIDLKILKEGKEPSQGIGYLNDGTMVVVEEGSNYVGNELRVVVTSALQTSAGRMIFAKPQASALA
- the hemW gene encoding radical SAM family heme chaperone HemW, translated to MIQKVSTSSIPSSAYIHIPFCRRRCFYCDFPVSVVGERLRGETSGTISQYVNVLCQEIAITPALAQPLITIFFGGGTPSLLSTEQLQRILEALDNRFGVSAGAEISMEIDPGTFDLVHLQGYRSAGVNRISLGVQAFQEDLLQACGRSHSVSDIFAAVDLIRQVRIPEFSIDLISGLPHQTLDRWQESLEKAVASAPTHISIYDLTIEPGTAFGRYYKAGDQPLPTDETTVKMYRMAQKILTGAGYNHYEISNYAQPGHQCRHNRVYWENRPYYGFGMGAASYVEGKRFTRPRKTKEYYQWVQDGGVIDCEVTSPDEVLLETLMLGLRLAEGVSLAVLAEQFGEEKVEKIHECLQPYFDKGWVEVVQQRLRLTDPEGFLFSNVVLAKLFKELGE
- a CDS encoding tetratricopeptide repeat protein, coding for MLRRLWQWLKRFFQRLFGSKQSPQTGEQRKVESRRQPTDAEYEALFLQLLAGVNEGWSRGRVKGFLDAKNITQAALVEWLRRFGERLLVSSAENTELAERMVRLRELSVGEVGEVAGEIGRRLLGRGGETNRQDAKSAEAREEGEAEAWFDRGNEQFDAGDFEGAIASYDKAVEFKLDYHEAWNNRGGALFNLGRFEEAIASFDKAVEFKPDKHEAWDNRGLALRNLWRMEEAITSYNKAIEFKPDDNAAWNNRGVALFNLGHFEDAIASYDKAVEFKPDYHEAWNNRGNALSELGRFSDAIASYDKAIEFKPDKHEAWYNRGNALVNLGRFEDAIGSYDKAIEFKPDDDAPWYSRGVALGNLGRIEEAIASYDKAIEFKPDKHEAWINRGFAAGSSVSCDPLLAFMSAIARNNPHLNQRGYEGKLASYEEGLKYCHQHLASAAEYAQNSSSGLINQVR